A segment of the Candidatus Synechococcus calcipolaris G9 genome:
GAGGATTTTAGTTCATTATTATCTCTGAGGCATAAATTAACTGCCCTATGGAAACGTTGGAGTTTATTATTTACCCTGATGGTCGAGTAGTTGAAACAGTCACGGGGATCAGTGGTTCGTCCTGTGCAGAAGTCACGGCTGCCATTGAGGAGCAGTTGGGCTGTGTCATTAGTCAACAACCCACGTCAGAGTATTTTGCGGAAGCTCTTGACGTGGAAGGTCAGCAGTCCATCCCCCAGATTGTTCATAGTCAATGGTAGTTTTTGAGGATTCAAACACCCATGTCACATTTCAGCCAGATCAAAACCCAAATTCGTAGCTTGCCTGCCCTGGAAGCCGCTCTCAATGATTTGGGTCTATCGTGGAAGCCCGGTCCCCAAGAAATTCGTGGTTTTCGGGGTCAAACCGATACGGCCCAAGTGGTGATGCCCCAGGATAATGGCTATGATGTGGGCTTTCGCTGGAATGGTACTGAGTATGAACTGGTGGCGGATCTAGATTTTTGGCAACAGGCCTGGTCAGTGGATCGGTTTATTAATAAAGTCAGTCAACGCTATGCCTACCATGCCGTGGTTCAGTCCGCCAGTGCCCAAGGTTTCCAAGTGAGCGAGGAGCAGCAGCAGGCCGATGGCAGTGTGCGTCTGGTGGTGCAGCGGTGGCGGTAACGGCCTTAAATCAGCCCTCAGGTCAAGAGCCAGAGTTGGGTGGGCATCTGCGTCAAAGCCTATCTCGCTCTGGTTTGGAGCCGGAGTTGGGGGGTATCCGTCGTCAGCGGGGGGTGTATGTCGATGAGATTACCTGCATTGGCTGTAAGCACTGTGCCCACGTGGCCCGTAATACGTTTTACATTGAGCCGAGCTATGGGCGATCGCGGGTAGTTCGCCAGGATGGGGATAGCCAGGAATTGATTCAGGAGGCCATTGATACCTGCCCGGTGGATTGTATTCATTGGGTAGACTATACGGAGCTAAAGCAGCTTGAGCGGGATCGACAGGATCAGGTGGTTCCCCTGGCGGGTTTTCCCATTGATCGAGCCGCAACCCATCGCAAAAAGCGATCTTAGACTTAAAAATCCCAAATTAAAATCCCAGTCTTATTTTCCCCCTAAGCATTTTATCCTTAAGCACCTGTGAGGACGACGTTCCGACCATGCCCCTCCTCCACCTTTCCACCTGGCCAGAAGTTGAAACCTACTTACAAACATCCCAGGGTATTATTTTGCCCATTGGCTCCACGGAACAGCATGGCCCCACCGGTTTGATTGGAACCGATGCCATCTGTGCCGAAGTCGTTGCCAAGGGGGTGGGGGAGGAAACCGGGGCCTTTGTGGCACCGACCCTTAATGTGGGCATGGCGTTACACCACACGGACTTTCCCGGTAGTATCAGTCTCCGGCCAAGTACGTTGATTCTGGTGATTCGGGATTATCTAGTGAGCTTGAGTCGGGCTGGATTTCAGAAGTTCTTTTTTATTAATGGCCATGGCGGGAATATCGCCACGCTGAAAGCGGCATTTGCCGAAACCTATACCACCCTGTTGGACTTAAATATTCCGGGGGGCGATCGCGTCCAATGTCAATTAGCCAATTGGTTTATGGTTCGTTCGGTGATGAAGTTAGCCCATGAGGTCTATGGCGATCGCGAAGGTTCCCATGCCACCCCCAGCGAAGTTGCTTTGACACAGTTTGTCTATCCTGAAGCCATTAAGGAGGCGATCCTAGACCCGGAGGTGAATCAAACCTGTCGCATTTATGGCCCCCAAGATTTCCGCCGTCGCTATCCCGATGGGCGGATGGGATCGGATCCCAGTTTGGCGACCCCAGAGATGGGACAAAAATTTTATCAATTGGCGGTGGAAGAACTCAGCCGCAGCTATGAAACATTTTTAACTCAGGATTAACCCTCTTTTGTCACATTAACTCCTAATGCTATTCGCATGATCAGTGCTCGTTTAGCTACTCGAAGAGAACGTGAAGATTATGAGCAAAATACTTTTTGAGAAGTCACACGATTCAGATGACGAGCTTCTAAACTGAATACCATTTTGATTATGGAAAGAAAAAGTCTAATCGCTTTGCTACTAGCAGTGGGAAGCAAGGGTTAAAAGTTGTGGTTTTAGATGAAGATGTAGCCCAAATTTTTACAACACCAGAATCGGTCAATAAAGTACTAAGGGCCTTAATTGAGTCGATGCCCTGGTTGACTGATAAAAGTTAATAGTGGATAGCTGAATACCTTTTAGGACAGGGTAGTGTCAAAGTTTATTTAAATAACTGAGGAGATCGGCCATTTCTTGGGGTTGGGCTTGAAATTTAGGCATGGGGGGGGTTTGACCACTGGTAATCTGCTGAATTAAATGGAGTTGCGATCGCCGGTCGGAAATTTGAATGAGGCTTGGGCCCACACGCCCTTGGGCATCTACACCATGGCAGCCGGAGCAATTCATTAAAAAAAATTTGTTCTCCCCGCTTGATGTCCCCAGAAATAGATAGCACCGATTGGATATAGGGATCCGCCATGGGCAACCGGATCAGGGTAAAAAAAATCCCTGCGGCTACCACAAACATAAAAAGACTGAGCCAAAGCCAACCCAGTCCCGTTGATTCCTTCGGGATCGCCTGATGTGCCAAGATGTTACTCTTTAGTAAAGTTTAAGTTGAGGATCTTAGGATTTCATCACATATCTTAAACTTTTGCGGCAAGGGATTCAAGGTGTAACAATTCCCAATGTCAACAAAATGTCAACATTTGACTGGCTGGGTGACTCCACCACGACGTTCCAGTTTCGCCCCCAGTTGCCCTAACTTGATTTCTATCGCTTCATAGCCCCGATCTAAATGCTGCAAACCATGGACAATGGTTTCCCCCTTAGCTGCTAGACCCGCCACCACTAGGGCCGCCGTTGCCCGTAGGTCTGTGCCCATGACCGGTGCGCCGGAGAGGAAGGGAACCCCGCGAATAACGGCATGATTCCCCTTGACTCGGATATCTGCCCCCATCCGATTTAGTTCGGGGACGTGGCCAAAGCGATTTTCAAATACCGTTTCACTGACTAAGCTGTTGCCCTTGCTGACGGCTAATAGGCTCATAAATAGGGACTGCATATCTGTGGGGAACCCTGGATAGGGCAAGGTTTCAATGTCACTGCCGGAGTAGGTTTCTGCGGGAATGATTCGCAGGCGTTGGGGCCCTTCGAGTTTAATTTTGGCTCCAATTTCCTCTAGCTTGGCGATCGCTGCGGTCAAGTGGCCAGGAATGATGGGAGCTAGACTAATTTCCGAGTGGGTAATGGCGGCGGCGAGGAGAAAGGTACTGGCTTCAATGCGATCGGGAATAATATCGTACTCGGTTCCGTGGAGGCGATCGACACCAACAATGGTGATGGAGTTGGTTCCGGCACCATAGATTTTGGCCCCCATGGCAATACAGAAGTTAGCTAAATCCACCACTTCTGGTTCCTGGGCGGCATTGTCAATGACCGTTTCCCCGTCTGCCAAGGTTGCGGCCATCATCAGGGTTTCCGTTGCCCCGACACTGGGATAGTCTAGGTAAATTTTTGCGCCTTTGAGTTTTGGGGCATAGGCTTGCACCACGCCATGATCAATGATCACCTCTGCCCCTAGGGCTTGGAGACCGCGCACATGGAGTTCTACTGGCCGCGCTCCAATGGCACATCCCCCCGGTAAGGGAACATTGGCAACCCCTAGGCGGGCTAAGAGAGGGCCAATGGCAAAAAAGCTGGCCCGTAACTGGCTCACTAAGGCGTAGGGAGGATTGGTGGCGTTTAGATCCTGAGCGTTAATTTCAATGCCATCACTCTGTTCTTTTACCGTGACCCCGATCGCCTGTAGGATTTCTGCCATCCGACCAATATCTGCTAGGGCAGGGACATTTCTGAGGTAGCACGTATCATCCGCTAGGAGGGCACCGGCCATTAACACTAAGGCCGAGTTTTTGGCCCCACTTATGCGAACCTCCCCGGCAAGGGAATATCCCCCCTTAATGTGTAACCGAGGCTGATCAACGGGGTACGTACTATCTCCAGAGTTCAACATAGAAAAGCTACCCACAAAGTATAATTTTTAATTTTTCAATTCCCACAGATTCTACCCCATCTTTGCCTAGATTTATGCATCATTTAGGGCCCACTTCAGGGGAAATGCATCGAACGCAGTATAAATTGTCACCGAAAAATTATAGCCCCTAGGAAGATGGTTGAAGATTTGTATCATTGCTGAATCTAGTAAGGAAGGCCGACTTTCGCTATCCAAAGGGGATTTACCTTTGCTTAAACCCAATTTTCTAGTATTAAGCCAGGAATCCGTTCAAACTCCCGTACATTATTTGTGATTAAAATTGAATCCAAACTTAAAGCATGGGCTGCAATCATTAAATCCATTTGACCAATAACCATTCCCCGTCGCTCTAACGCTGTGGAAATCTCCCCATAAACCCTTGCTGCTCCTTGATTCCAATCCATAATTTCCACATGGGATAGAAATGCCTCTAAAACTTGTCGATTTTTCATCACAGCTTGGGATTTGGCAACACCGTGTTCCAACTCCGCAAGGGTAATGACAGAAATACCCATCGTTTCCGCAGCAACCGCTTCAAACTTTTCCAATAACTGGGGCGGACGGTGCTTCATCACATAGATACAGATATTCGTATCGAGGAGAAACACCTAAAATAAGTCCTCTCGCGTTTGAGACGGATCGTTATGTCGAGTCAAGATAAAGTCTGCTGAGGCCAGGGGCACAGTCTCAAAAAAATCTCGCCACGATCGCCGTTTGGGAGACAAAATTACATGATCACCTTCCTTGCGGATATAGACCTCGTTCCCCTCGAAACGAAACTCCCGTGGAAGACGAACCGCCTGACTATTTCCATTCACAAATAACTTTGCTGTCTTCGGTTTAGCCATGCCACGCTGAACTAATAATGTATATTTTTAGTATATACTTCTCTATCCTTTTCTTTGTAGGCGATCGCGAGGACACCTCGAAAAATTGATCGATTTACTGAAAATAGAAGCTAAAACCATTGAGATATTGGATGAGATCGCCCCGGATTTTGAATTAATTGACGTGCCCATTAATTCGACTTCTTGGTATGGAAACCATGATCTACAAAAAAACCGACTGGAGTAGTTCCGTCGGGTTACTTATTAGTTCGACTTCTTGGGATAGAAGCCATATAGCCAACGGGTGGCGTTCCGGGAATGGCTTCCTCAGGTTTCCATTAGTTCGACTTCTTGGGATAGAAGCCATAGATGGATTATCCTATCCTGAACTCAAGCCATTCTTGTTTCCATTAGTTCGACTTCTTGGGATAGAAGCCATGATCCTGAATGGGAGTTTAGGTGCTTATGCGCCCTACAGTTTCCATTAGTTCGACTTCTTGGGATAGAAGCCATCTCACAGGGAAAGATGGGGTAAGCGATCCCCGTAATCCGTTTCCATTAGTTCGACTTCTTGGGATAGAAGCCATCGCAGAAATTGTCGGGCAGTTTTCTGACTTCTGCCAGTTTCCATTAGTTCGACTTCTTGGGATAGAAGCCATTAGTGAGATTGTCCGTAACTATCGGCAAAGTAACCCGTTTCCATTAGTTCGACTTCTTGGGATAGAAGCCATTAGTGAGATTGTCCGTAACTATCGGCAAAGTAACCCGTTTCCATTAGTTCGACTTCTTGGGATAGAAGCCATTTTTCCCGAAAAAGAAATCGCAACCGAATTTTGAGGGTTTCCATTAGTTCGACTTCTTGGGATAGAAGCCATAGGTTGACGAGGACGGCTATCAAGTCCTAATCCTTCGTGTTTCCATTAGTTCGACTTCTTGGGATAGAAGCCATAAATAAACTTTCATATATTGAGACTGATTATGTTAGTTTCCATTAGTTCGACTTCTTGGGATAGAAGCCATTGGATTTTTCTGGAGTTTGTAGTATCCCCAGTTAACCTTGTTTCCATTAGTTCGACTTCTTGGGATAGAAGCCATAGTTATGTATATTAGCACAACTCTGGCCTGGGTTTGAGCCACCCATTTCGAGGGGGTCAGCCGCCACCTCTGAGCAAAAATTTTTATCATGAAAATAAAAACCTGAAACCCAGACCAGCCAAGGGTTCGGCCCCCTTTACCCAATAATGGGGGTTTCCAGCCACAGCGGCAGGGATCCGAAGTGGAAAGCAAACTAACTGTAAACAAACGTTAAATTCGATTAACAAGATGCAACACCTCTAAATTGAAAACCCCATCCGAGACATCGGCTTGACTACACGAATCAAGCTCACTGGATTGAGTGGCTCTAGGCGCGTATAGGGGCCCAGGGGAATAGAGCGACCCAGATTGATCTGGAGGACTTGGGGCTGTTGGTTCATTCCTTGACACCAATCAAGCACACGGCCTTGATGCTCTAGGGTCGTGAACGCCATCACCAGAACTCCCCCAGGGCAAAGCCTTGACCAAGCCTCCGGCAAAATAGCATCCAAATAGCCGCCACTACCTCCCAAAAAGACACGATCCGGGGCGGGTAACTGAGCAAAAACAGCGGGGGCGGTTCCCCGAATGGCCGTAATCGTCTGGATCCGGTGGCGATCGCAGTTTTTACGAATAAGCTGCTCCCCCATCGCCGTTTTTTCAATGGCATAGACCTGAGCATTGGGTAATAATCGCGCAATTTCAATGGATACTGACCCCGTGCCCGCACCAATATCCCAAACAACCGCCACATCCGCTGAGAGGCCTAATTCTGCCAAAATCAACACCCGCACCTCCCGCTTTGTCATCAGACCCGGGCGATCGGGAAAACCATAGAACTCCTGCTCCCCCAAGCCCAACAGAGGCAGTGAGGGGTCTTGTCCATTAGCCGGATCTAAAACTTGGGGCTGGCGCAGCAAAATCAGGATATTCAGAGGACTCAGGGGTTGCAACGGTTCCGAATCCCTTAAGTCGATCATCTCAAGCCGTTCCTTGTCCCCCCCTAGGTTCTCGCATAGCCAAGCCTGATAGGTGACGGGTAAACCCAAGGATTGATACAACCGGGCGATCTCCCCAAGGGATTGGTGGGCATCGGTATAGATGGCAATTTTTTCTGCTCCCCGCTGCAATGTTTGGATCAGTGGCTCCAAGGAACGACCATGGCCACTCAGTACCACCGCATCTTGCCAAGGCACCTTCAGGCGACTAAAGGCCAGTTGTGCCGCACTGTAATGGGGATGGAATGTGAGCCAATCCCTGGGAAAGACCTCCAGGAGAAAACGCCCCAAACCAAAAAAAAGGGGATCGCCACTAGCAAAAATGATCACCAAGGGATCAGGGTGGCTCTGGATATGATCTTTAACTGGATCAACTATCTCGGAGATATCCCCTAATCCCAGGCGAGGAATGGGGCGATCGGGTAAATAACTGAGGGGGCGATCGCTGCCCACCCAAAGGGTTGCCCTAAAAATCAGGTCTTGAATGGTTGCCCCTAGACCCGCCAAACCGTCCAAGCCAATCCCAACCACATGAATAGGTGTCATAAATTTCAATGGCTCAGTTTCAATGGCCCAGTCTAGGCAAAAACAGCATCCGCCCTAAATGGTGATCAACTCATCTTTTCTTGGGCATCTTTTTTGGGGCATCCCCAATACCTGACAGGGTACGTTTACAATTGGGGTGATCTGACTTAATCCTACCCCCTATGATTGCCCAAGTCATGACAGCCTTAGAGCAGGGCGACTACGCCAAAGCCGAGGCCCTGTTACAACCCCTCCCCAAGGATGATCCAATGGTCATCTTCTGTACCGCTCGCCTAGAACTGGCCACGGAAAAATGGGAGGCCGCAGATGCAAATTTTCGCCATGTTCTGCGCCTAAATTGTGGCCCCAAACTGACTCAGGCAGCCCGGCAAGGATTACTGGATATTGAAAAAAATCGTCAAGAAAAACGTCAGGCGGCGATCGACCAAATTAGTCAGGATCCCCATAGCGAGAAACGGGCCGCCTTAGTTCTAGAAGGCGTGCCCAACCAAGACACCAAAACCGAGTTTGCCCGAAAACTAGCCCAGGTTCTCAAACTAGATGCCTACGTGGCCCGACTGTTAATTCCCAGCCGAGGCTGGCGATTATTGCGATTGGGAACCCTCGGCGAACTGCGGGTCTATAGCGAAGAATTAAAATCCGCGGGCATTCCCCTCTTTTGCCTACCCATTGACCCCATCAATCAAATTCAAGTCTTAGAAGTCCGCTATATTCAAGCCCTTCAGCCCAAACCCGAAGTCATCTGCACCTCAACCTTACAGCCCGAACCCTTCTCCTTTGTTTTTACATGGCCAGAAGTCGAACAGCGCGTAGAAGGACTGCTTCCTATTTTTGAAGCCGTCGTCGATCGCAATACACGGGGCAAAATCGTCCATAAAGAACAGGTACAGGATCACGCCCAGTGCTGTGATTTGCACCTGATCAAGAAAAATATTATTTTGCGATTTTATCGGGGAGGCTATCAATTTAATCGCGGCATCGACCTGAGTCCGGCCCAAAATACCCACCCCCAGGGGGCAACACTGCAAATGGATCAAAATACCTCCTGGGCAAACTGGCGACAACTCACGGCCCTATGGAACCATGCCCGGCCCGGCCTCACCACTTGGAATGAATTTACCAGTTTTGCAGAAACCAGCATGGATTTTAAGGAGCCTTTAGGGATGGTTGCGCCGCGCATCAATCTCTTTCGTCAAGAAGATAGTTACTGGGACACGGCCTTTATGGTCTATAGTGGTTTAGCCTTTCTGCGGCAAAAAACACGGCAAACCGCCCTCATTGCCCGCCAAGAGCAGGAACAGAGTCAAAAAACAGAGGATTAAAAACAGAAGATTAATGTGATCTAATTATTAATCTTCGCTTTCTAAAACCACCTTTGCCTCCAGGAGCTTCTGGCGATGCTCATCCGTGACCACCGGATAATGGAGATCCAAGGACTTGAGTTTTTGGTGAATAAAGTGACCCACCATGAGACGGGCAAACCATTTCCGATTAGAGGGAATAATATGCCAAGGGGCCCAAGGGGTACTGGTGTGGCGAAAAATATCTGCGTAGGCTTCCATGTAGTCATCCCAATAGGCGCGATCTCGCACATCATCCACGGAAAACTTCCAGTTCTTTTCAGGGCGATTAATTCGCTCTAAAAATCGTTCCTTTTGTTCATCCTTAGAAATATTCAGGAAAAACTTCAGCAGAAGAATACCATTATCATTCAGGTATTTTTCATAATTGTTGATTTCTTGGAAACGCTGCTTCCATATCCCCTTTCCCTTCGCACTGGGGGGGAGTTGCTGCCGCTGCAAAAACTCTGGATGGACGCGCACAATTAAGACTTCTTCATAGTACGAGCGGTTAAAAATACCAATACAGCCCCGCTCCGGCAACGCCCTGTTGGCCCGCCACAGATAATCATGATCCAATTCTTCACTGGAGGGAGCCTTAAAACTGTAGACCTGGCAACCCTGGGGATTCAATCCCGACATCACATGCTTAATCATGCTGTCCTTGCCACCGGCATCCATGGCTTGAAACTGAATCAGGATCGCATAAATGTTTTGGGCATATAAAATACTTTGGTACTTGGCCAGGTCTTGAATGCCCGCATCTAGCAGTTCTTTGGCTTCAACCTTATCCTTGAGACCGGCGGTATCCCCTGGATCATAATCTTTCCAGGAAAAGGATCCATCCGTGGGGACTAAATAGCGTTTGGGTGAAATCTGGTCAATAAAATCTTTAGGAATCATTATGGTTTTTTCTTAAATCCAGTTAAATGTCTGAGATACAGGCGGCCCATTATAGTCGCCTATCCTAGCTCAGGATCAAAGCAACAACAATGGCAACCCTATATCCAGGGTAATCTTGCACAATCGTTGCAGAAGCCTACATTACCCTCATGTTAATCTGTTAGGGTAAGGTAATTCTTTCTTTTTATAAAAGGTTTTTAATCATGAAAAGTCGCAGTTTTACAGTCATTCTGCATAAAGAAGATGATATGTACATTGCTGAATGTCCAGAGGTGGGGACGGTTGATCAAGGAGAATCGATTGAGCAGGCGATCGCGGGTTTGAGAGAGGCAACGCGGCTCTACCTAGAAGAATTTCCCCTACCGGAAACATCTCCTAGGCTTGTAACTAGCATTGAGGTCAGCTATGCCTAAGATGCCACGGATCTCAAGCAGAGAAGCGATTCGGGCACTTGAGCGCTTAGGATTCGAGCAAGTTCGTCAAACAGGCAGTCATGTTGTGATGAAAAAAGAAACCAAAGAGGGCAAAATTGGCTGCGTTGTCCCCATGCATCATGAATTGAAGGTTGGTACGTTGAGCGGCATTCTTAAGCAAGTGCAAGTCACAGTCGAAGAGTTTATTGAAAATCTGTGAAGCCTAATATGAATTTGTACCGACAAGGAAAAAATTAAGATAAAATTAGCATCTACCTTAATTTTCCCTGGGAATAAGTTTTTCCATCCACTCCGGTACGATCCGCTGAATCCATTGCTCAAGGGCTTTGTAATGCTTTTGGTAGAGAACCCCCAAGTAAATAATGGCAATACCGAGAGCACTCAGGGCAAAGGGAAATAAGAGACTATTGGCAAAGACAACCAGGGCTAATCGAGTCAAGTAGCCAAAAACCCCTAACCCCCCAAAGATCATAAAAATACGCCGCTTCAGTAGAATAGACAGAAACATTAGGATCAGGTTAACCAAGCAATAGAGAAAATGATCCCATTCGGTTTCCGAGGGCATCAGGGGTAAGCTACCCCAAAAGGAGATTAAGCCAAAGAAATAAAGCCAAAACCCATAGTCTCCTTGACTGCGGCGATTTCTAAGATCAACCCAATAGGCGGCAATGATCATGGCAATACCAAACCACATGGACACCAGGAGCCGTTGCTGCCAGATGATTCCTTCCCCTTCGTAGATGAGAGGCACAATATCCATCGCCATAAACCAAAGGGAAAAGGCTAGGGGCGCAACTAAAAACGGAAATCGGACAAAGTGGAGGGCAACCAAACTACTGATGATGGTGGCTAATTCCATAAAGAACCAACCGCCGCGAATCCAGACATAAAAATCGCGGTAGGAGCCGGGATCCCCCACTAGCCAAAATCCCGTCCATCGCTGTAGACCATAGATGGCAAGGGGGGTCATACAAACAGCAATGGTAAATAAAAGGCCACCGGCAATCCGCACATTTTGGGAAAAGTAGAGGGTGCGTCCCGCCATGATAAACAGCAGGGCGTAAATCGTAGCGATGAGAAATAAGCCGCCACCACTAAAGGATTCCCAGGCCAGGCCCATAAACCAGCCCATGGCTGAGATGACAATGAGTGCGCCAAAGTAGTAGGCCACATTTCCGGCACTAAACTGAGGCTGCTGGGCCCGGCGATCGCCCAGGGCTTGCCACAGCGTATCTGCCTGTTCTGCTGAGATAATGCCTTGGTTGGCAGCCCAATCTAAATCATCTTTATAGATTTTCATAGAATTAAATTAGCCGGATGACTCCACACCGTTGTATGTCCACGTAGGATGGCAACAGGTAGATTCTCCGGCAAAAAACAACCTAGGAATTGGCGATATGAACCCCATAGAAAAACTAGGGGGTTAAATACTAGAGACCTTAGCGACCTAATCCACCCAGCAGGTTGGCTAGATTTCCATCCTTCGTCATGGCACTCAGGGCCTTGAGATCAAAGGTGACGGTTTCCGCCGGATAGGACTCTAAAAAGGTGAGTAGACTGAGGCCTTCCGAAGTGCCAGCGGCGGTCAAAAGTGCCCCACTAATGGCATAGGATCCGGCCTTATCCCGACGTACCGTGAGCTTAGAGCCTTGGGTTAACAACTGCTTACCCAACTCGGTATTGAGCAGATTATTGACGGCTACAACACCTAAGGGAAGTTTGACATTCAGGGCTTGAAGTAGCTGCGCCTCTTCCTCTTCAGGAACCATCCGTAGGATTGCCTGTAAATCTCCAGTGGCCACTTGGGTCTCTGCAAATTGTCTGACTTCAGACATGGGAACAGACCGTTGGAAGGCTCCGTAGGTAAGGGAGAGGTAGTCCGCTGCCTTTGCCCCATTACTGGTTAAGACGGCACCACAGGGGATTGCCAGTAGCAGCAGCCAGTTAGATAAACGCTTAAGCATTGTCCGTTAAACTCCAAAACAACCAAAGTAGAATTCTCAAGATGGATCGCATCAATGATGCATCGCTTTGCAGTATAACAGGAGGATTCCAAGTGTCATCCCTGATTTAATATTTCAGGAACATCGTCGTACTTCAAGGGAGTTAACCTGTTCATAAATATGCCCCAAAGAATCGATCGCCACCCCTTGGGCATCAAAGGTTAGGATATCCCCCACGGCACTCATCCAACCAATAATTTTGGCAGGGACTCCCGCCACTAGGGCAAAGCTAGGGACATCTTTAGTGACCACCGCCCCGGCCGCCACAAAGGCGCACTCATGGAGCGTAATTCCACAGACAATTGTGGCATTGGCACCAATACTGGATCCCCGTTTAATCCGAGTCGGGTGGTAGTCGGCACTGGTATTGCGGGGAAATTCACAGCGCGGCGTTTTCACGTTGGTAAAAACCATACTGGGGCCACAAAACACATAGTCTTCCAGGATGACCCCCTCATAGAGGGAAACATTATTTTGAATTTTGCAATGGTTGCCAATCACGACCCGATCGCCGACGAAAACATTCTGACCAATAATGCAGCGATCGCCAATTTTAGCGGTGGCCATCACATGGGAAAAATGCCAAATTTTTGTACCTTCACCAATGGTTGCACCGGCATCAATATAGGCAGATTCATGGGCAAAGTAGTCGGGTTGGGTCATACAAAATTTAATTGAATCTAGTTTTAATTTAACCTACACTCGCTGACAATCATTTAACCTTGATCCAAAAATCTTTACCTTTAACTCAAAAACTGTTGAACTTGGGCCAAAATATCCACGACGGCCACTCCCTGCCAACCATCGGATCGGGGTGGCTGACGACTAGCAAGACAGTCCAGAAAAT
Coding sequences within it:
- a CDS encoding DUF2157 domain-containing protein, with protein sequence MKIYKDDLDWAANQGIISAEQADTLWQALGDRRAQQPQFSAGNVAYYFGALIVISAMGWFMGLAWESFSGGGLFLIATIYALLFIMAGRTLYFSQNVRIAGGLLFTIAVCMTPLAIYGLQRWTGFWLVGDPGSYRDFYVWIRGGWFFMELATIISSLVALHFVRFPFLVAPLAFSLWFMAMDIVPLIYEGEGIIWQQRLLVSMWFGIAMIIAAYWVDLRNRRSQGDYGFWLYFFGLISFWGSLPLMPSETEWDHFLYCLVNLILMFLSILLKRRIFMIFGGLGVFGYLTRLALVVFANSLLFPFALSALGIAIIYLGVLYQKHYKALEQWIQRIVPEWMEKLIPREN
- a CDS encoding alpha/beta hydrolase, with the protein product MLKRLSNWLLLLAIPCGAVLTSNGAKAADYLSLTYGAFQRSVPMSEVRQFAETQVATGDLQAILRMVPEEEEAQLLQALNVKLPLGVVAVNNLLNTELGKQLLTQGSKLTVRRDKAGSYAISGALLTAAGTSEGLSLLTFLESYPAETVTFDLKALSAMTKDGNLANLLGGLGR
- a CDS encoding acyltransferase yields the protein MTQPDYFAHESAYIDAGATIGEGTKIWHFSHVMATAKIGDRCIIGQNVFVGDRVVIGNHCKIQNNVSLYEGVILEDYVFCGPSMVFTNVKTPRCEFPRNTSADYHPTRIKRGSSIGANATIVCGITLHECAFVAAGAVVTKDVPSFALVAGVPAKIIGWMSAVGDILTFDAQGVAIDSLGHIYEQVNSLEVRRCS